One Coffea arabica cultivar ET-39 chromosome 5c, Coffea Arabica ET-39 HiFi, whole genome shotgun sequence DNA window includes the following coding sequences:
- the LOC113690211 gene encoding scarecrow-like protein 32 isoform X2 produces MRESPQSSILSGALKGCLGSLDGACIEKLLLHCASALESNDVTLAQQVMWVLNNVASPVGDPNQRLTSWFLKALISRVSRVCPTPMNLNGNSSPQRRLMTVTELAGYVDLIPWHRFGFCASNSAIFKAIQGYNKVHILDLSITHCMQWPTLIDTLAKRPEGPPSVRISVPSWRPPVPPLLNVSSEEVGQRLGNFAKFKDVPFEFNVIGEQPTVPSSPCISTLECSSLQYDFLLNQVLNPSTLKLEDDEALVINCQNWLRYLPDEQNNGASQEISCRDIFLNRIKDLNPCIITVVDEDSELDVSNLTSRITTCFNYLWIPFDALETFLSKDNSQRIEYEADIGHKIENIIAFEGTQRIERLESGTKFSQRMRNNGFFSVPFCEETISEVKFLLDEHASGWGMKKEDDMLVLTWKGHNSVYATAWVPCGFDD; encoded by the exons ATGCGAGAAAG TCCGCAAAGCTCAATACTATCTGGTGCGCTAAAGGGATGCCTAGGCAGCCTTGATGGTGCATGCATAGAGAAGCTTCTACTTCATTGTGCAAGTGCTCTTGAGAGCAATGATGTAACTTTGGCTCAACAGGTGATGTGGGTTCTAAATAACGTGGCATCTCCAGTTGGCGATCCAAACCAAAGGCTAACCTCGTGGTTCCTAAAAGCGCTTATTTCAAGGGTTTCAAGAGTATGTCCAACACCAATGAATCTGAATGGGAATTCTTCTCCTCAAAGAAGATTGATGACTGTTACTGAGCTTGCCGGGTACGTTGATCTAATCCCTTGGCACAGATTTGGATTTTGTGCATCAAATAGTGCCATTTTTAAGGCCATTCAAGGGTACAACAAAGTTCATATATTAGATCTCAGTATCACTCATTGCATGCAATGGCCTACTCTTATAGATACATTAGCTAAAAGGCCTGAAGGGCCGCCATCGGTTCGAATATCGGTGCCTTCTTGGAGGCCACCTGTGCCTCCTTTGCTTAATGTATCAAGTGAAGAAGTTGGCCAAAGGTTAGGAAATTTCGCAAAATTCAAAGATGTTCCATTCGAGTTTAATGTGATTGGAGAGCAGCCAACAGTACCCTCGTCTCCTTGCATTAGCACTCTGGAATGCTCAAGTTTGCAGTATGATTTTCTCTTAAATCAAGTCCTCAATCCTTCAACATTGAAACTTGAGGACGACGAGGCTTTGGTGATCAATTGCCAAAATTGGCTACGCTACTTGCCTGATGAACAAAATAATGGAGCGTCTCAAGAGATTTCGTGTCGTGATATTTTTCTCAATAGAATTAAAGATCTAAATCCATGTATTATCACTGTGGTGGACGAGGATTCAGAGTTAGATgtttcaaatcttacatcaagAATCACCACTTGCTTCAATTATCTTTGGATTCCTTTTGATGCCTTGGAGACGTTCTTGTCTAAGGATAATTCCCAAAGGATAGAGTACGAGGCCGATATTGGTCACAAGATTGAAAACATCATTGCATTCGAAGGAACTCAAAGGATAGAAAGATTAGAATCCGGGACCAAATTTTCTCAAAGGATGAGAAACAATGGTTTTTTCAGTGTTCCATTTTGTGAAGAAACCATTAGTGAAGTTAAATTCTTGTTAGATGAACATGCCAGCGGTTGGGGAATGAAGAAAGAAGATGACATGTTAGTGCTAACATGGAAGGGTCACAACTCTGTATACGCTACAGCTTGGGTCCCTTGTGGATTTGACGATTAA
- the LOC113690211 gene encoding scarecrow-like protein 32 isoform X3: protein MWVLNNVASPVGDPNQRLTSWFLKALISRVSRVCPTPMNLNGNSSPQRRLMTVTELAGYVDLIPWHRFGFCASNSAIFKAIQGYNKVHILDLSITHCMQWPTLIDTLAKRPEGPPSVRISVPSWRPPVPPLLNVSSEEVGQRLGNFAKFKDVPFEFNVIGEQPTVPSSPCISTLECSSLQYDFLLNQVLNPSTLKLEDDEALVINCQNWLRYLPDEQNNGASQEISCRDIFLNRIKDLNPCIITVVDEDSELDVSNLTSRITTCFNYLWIPFDALETFLSKDNSQRIEYEADIGHKIENIIAFEGTQRIERLESGTKFSQRMRNNGFFSVPFCEETISEVKFLLDEHASGWGMKKEDDMLVLTWKGHNSVYATAWVPCGFDD from the coding sequence ATGTGGGTTCTAAATAACGTGGCATCTCCAGTTGGCGATCCAAACCAAAGGCTAACCTCGTGGTTCCTAAAAGCGCTTATTTCAAGGGTTTCAAGAGTATGTCCAACACCAATGAATCTGAATGGGAATTCTTCTCCTCAAAGAAGATTGATGACTGTTACTGAGCTTGCCGGGTACGTTGATCTAATCCCTTGGCACAGATTTGGATTTTGTGCATCAAATAGTGCCATTTTTAAGGCCATTCAAGGGTACAACAAAGTTCATATATTAGATCTCAGTATCACTCATTGCATGCAATGGCCTACTCTTATAGATACATTAGCTAAAAGGCCTGAAGGGCCGCCATCGGTTCGAATATCGGTGCCTTCTTGGAGGCCACCTGTGCCTCCTTTGCTTAATGTATCAAGTGAAGAAGTTGGCCAAAGGTTAGGAAATTTCGCAAAATTCAAAGATGTTCCATTCGAGTTTAATGTGATTGGAGAGCAGCCAACAGTACCCTCGTCTCCTTGCATTAGCACTCTGGAATGCTCAAGTTTGCAGTATGATTTTCTCTTAAATCAAGTCCTCAATCCTTCAACATTGAAACTTGAGGACGACGAGGCTTTGGTGATCAATTGCCAAAATTGGCTACGCTACTTGCCTGATGAACAAAATAATGGAGCGTCTCAAGAGATTTCGTGTCGTGATATTTTTCTCAATAGAATTAAAGATCTAAATCCATGTATTATCACTGTGGTGGACGAGGATTCAGAGTTAGATgtttcaaatcttacatcaagAATCACCACTTGCTTCAATTATCTTTGGATTCCTTTTGATGCCTTGGAGACGTTCTTGTCTAAGGATAATTCCCAAAGGATAGAGTACGAGGCCGATATTGGTCACAAGATTGAAAACATCATTGCATTCGAAGGAACTCAAAGGATAGAAAGATTAGAATCCGGGACCAAATTTTCTCAAAGGATGAGAAACAATGGTTTTTTCAGTGTTCCATTTTGTGAAGAAACCATTAGTGAAGTTAAATTCTTGTTAGATGAACATGCCAGCGGTTGGGGAATGAAGAAAGAAGATGACATGTTAGTGCTAACATGGAAGGGTCACAACTCTGTATACGCTACAGCTTGGGTCCCTTGTGGATTTGACGATTAA
- the LOC113690211 gene encoding scarecrow-like protein 32 isoform X1: MKTELRGNNTPISLQNPNLFDSPQSSILSGALKGCLGSLDGACIEKLLLHCASALESNDVTLAQQVMWVLNNVASPVGDPNQRLTSWFLKALISRVSRVCPTPMNLNGNSSPQRRLMTVTELAGYVDLIPWHRFGFCASNSAIFKAIQGYNKVHILDLSITHCMQWPTLIDTLAKRPEGPPSVRISVPSWRPPVPPLLNVSSEEVGQRLGNFAKFKDVPFEFNVIGEQPTVPSSPCISTLECSSLQYDFLLNQVLNPSTLKLEDDEALVINCQNWLRYLPDEQNNGASQEISCRDIFLNRIKDLNPCIITVVDEDSELDVSNLTSRITTCFNYLWIPFDALETFLSKDNSQRIEYEADIGHKIENIIAFEGTQRIERLESGTKFSQRMRNNGFFSVPFCEETISEVKFLLDEHASGWGMKKEDDMLVLTWKGHNSVYATAWVPCGFDD, translated from the coding sequence atgaaaactgaGCTCAGAGGAAACAACACTCCCATTTCAttacaaaaccctaatcttttcgaCAGTCCGCAAAGCTCAATACTATCTGGTGCGCTAAAGGGATGCCTAGGCAGCCTTGATGGTGCATGCATAGAGAAGCTTCTACTTCATTGTGCAAGTGCTCTTGAGAGCAATGATGTAACTTTGGCTCAACAGGTGATGTGGGTTCTAAATAACGTGGCATCTCCAGTTGGCGATCCAAACCAAAGGCTAACCTCGTGGTTCCTAAAAGCGCTTATTTCAAGGGTTTCAAGAGTATGTCCAACACCAATGAATCTGAATGGGAATTCTTCTCCTCAAAGAAGATTGATGACTGTTACTGAGCTTGCCGGGTACGTTGATCTAATCCCTTGGCACAGATTTGGATTTTGTGCATCAAATAGTGCCATTTTTAAGGCCATTCAAGGGTACAACAAAGTTCATATATTAGATCTCAGTATCACTCATTGCATGCAATGGCCTACTCTTATAGATACATTAGCTAAAAGGCCTGAAGGGCCGCCATCGGTTCGAATATCGGTGCCTTCTTGGAGGCCACCTGTGCCTCCTTTGCTTAATGTATCAAGTGAAGAAGTTGGCCAAAGGTTAGGAAATTTCGCAAAATTCAAAGATGTTCCATTCGAGTTTAATGTGATTGGAGAGCAGCCAACAGTACCCTCGTCTCCTTGCATTAGCACTCTGGAATGCTCAAGTTTGCAGTATGATTTTCTCTTAAATCAAGTCCTCAATCCTTCAACATTGAAACTTGAGGACGACGAGGCTTTGGTGATCAATTGCCAAAATTGGCTACGCTACTTGCCTGATGAACAAAATAATGGAGCGTCTCAAGAGATTTCGTGTCGTGATATTTTTCTCAATAGAATTAAAGATCTAAATCCATGTATTATCACTGTGGTGGACGAGGATTCAGAGTTAGATgtttcaaatcttacatcaagAATCACCACTTGCTTCAATTATCTTTGGATTCCTTTTGATGCCTTGGAGACGTTCTTGTCTAAGGATAATTCCCAAAGGATAGAGTACGAGGCCGATATTGGTCACAAGATTGAAAACATCATTGCATTCGAAGGAACTCAAAGGATAGAAAGATTAGAATCCGGGACCAAATTTTCTCAAAGGATGAGAAACAATGGTTTTTTCAGTGTTCCATTTTGTGAAGAAACCATTAGTGAAGTTAAATTCTTGTTAGATGAACATGCCAGCGGTTGGGGAATGAAGAAAGAAGATGACATGTTAGTGCTAACATGGAAGGGTCACAACTCTGTATACGCTACAGCTTGGGTCCCTTGTGGATTTGACGATTAA